In Calothrix sp. PCC 7507, one DNA window encodes the following:
- a CDS encoding nuclear transport factor 2 family protein yields the protein MQTEVIQQVINNYFTATRSANKVEDMVACFAENSISYDPVGGPALIGHDGLRQFFQSIADLFEQIGLVADFISINGHEAAVKWTGKGVGKNGRAVTFEGIDIFEVNEDGKIQSLRAYWNPAAMLTELTDQ from the coding sequence ATGCAAACTGAAGTAATACAACAAGTAATTAACAACTACTTTACCGCCACCAGATCCGCTAACAAAGTCGAAGATATGGTTGCTTGTTTTGCAGAAAATTCTATTAGCTATGATCCTGTGGGAGGACCAGCCCTGATTGGTCATGACGGACTCCGCCAGTTTTTTCAAAGCATCGCTGATTTGTTTGAACAGATTGGACTAGTAGCAGACTTTATCTCAATTAATGGTCATGAAGCAGCTGTGAAGTGGACTGGTAAAGGTGTCGGTAAGAACGGGCGTGCTGTGACTTTTGAAGGTATTGATATTTTTGAGGTGAATGAAGACGGCAAGATTCAATCCCTGCGCGCTTACTGGAATCCAGCCGCTATGCTCACCGAGTTAACAGATCAATGA
- a CDS encoding ATP-binding protein, which produces MNTSFPLPTEFQKIILEKSQHCSNCEFIFTAIDDFLHKCDRGYFTIVGTPGSGKSAILAKFVSANPHPNINIIYYNAQIENKNTAEEFLKYVCTQLIGERENRKGEIPDNATEGSWFLSLLLQQISDELQPNQKLIIAIDALDAMNPNNQPLGTNLFYLPRYLPQGIYFLLTRRPFKKEKSGLLIEAPSQILDLSQHDLKNWDTESEFTQHWQKMQGEGFSDIAIKILQVLATAENEGISANAILQRIHQTNPPTLDVDIFDVEEVLENWFEFLQQHQVDNEIRYRFYHSNFALDKVELR; this is translated from the coding sequence ATGAATACCTCATTTCCCCTACCTACAGAATTTCAAAAAATCATCCTGGAAAAAAGTCAACACTGTAGCAACTGCGAATTTATTTTTACCGCAATTGATGATTTTCTGCACAAGTGCGATCGCGGTTACTTTACCATTGTTGGTACTCCCGGTAGCGGTAAAAGTGCTATCCTCGCTAAATTCGTCAGTGCCAATCCCCATCCAAATATCAATATTATTTATTACAATGCTCAAATAGAAAATAAAAATACTGCTGAAGAATTTCTCAAATATGTTTGCACCCAATTAATTGGAGAAAGGGAAAATAGAAAAGGGGAAATTCCCGATAATGCAACGGAGGGAAGTTGGTTTTTATCATTATTGCTCCAACAAATTAGCGACGAACTCCAACCCAACCAAAAACTCATCATTGCCATTGATGCACTTGATGCAATGAACCCCAACAACCAACCACTAGGAACAAACCTGTTTTATCTCCCCCGATATCTACCCCAAGGTATTTATTTTCTCCTTACCCGTCGTCCCTTCAAAAAAGAAAAATCGGGTTTACTAATCGAAGCACCATCTCAAATTCTCGATTTATCCCAACATGACTTAAAAAACTGGGATACTGAATCAGAATTCACCCAACATTGGCAGAAAATGCAAGGTGAGGGTTTCTCAGATATTGCCATTAAGATACTGCAGGTTCTCGCAACTGCCGAAAATGAGGGTATATCGGCAAATGCGATACTTCAAAGGATTCACCAGACAAACCCACCAACTCTGGATGTAGATATATTCGATGTCGAAGAGGTTTTGGAAAATTGGTTTGAGTTTTTACAACAGCATCAAGTAGACAACGAAATTAGATACAGGTTTTATCATTCTAACTTTGCTTTGGATAAAGTCGAGCTAAGGTGA
- a CDS encoding WD40 repeat domain-containing protein, whose product MDGGEIDKYCDLLINYDFIEAKINHPQFGIQILIEDYDLIEKKELSNQLVLNPRNHNFLQIIKEVLRLSTHIVIQDTKQLAGQLTGRLLHFKTQSKIKKILQQISQAQITCLRCLTASLTPPGSGLIRTLTGHSGSVNSVVVTLDNKYVISGSHDKTVKVWDLQSGEEKLTLRGHIGSVYAVAVTPDGKYVISGSGDKTVKVWDLQSGEATFTLIGHCDRVKAVAVTPDSKYVISGSGDKTIKVWDLQSGEEKFTFESHINWVNAIAITPCSEYVISVSGDKTLKVWDLQSGKKKWTLGIDNSWLKAVVVTNDGKYAISGSRGETLTIWDLKSRKEKFTLRGHSYSVNALAVTSDNKCVISASSDKTIKVWDLHSRQEKFSISGHRKSVYAVAITSDDKYIISGSYDCTLKIWDWKSGKEKFTHSSYRNSIYALAVTKDGKYVISGSRRETLLKILDLQSGKEKFTFRHYDDWINAVAVTNDGKYLISASGSQTLTVWNLDTGTEKLSLEGHNFSVNAVTITNNGKYLISGSGDETLKVWNLKSGIVRLTLKGHHSSINALAVTSDDKFVISGSSDKTIKIWNLKSGIVRLTLKGHHGLINALAVTSDDKFVISGSSDKTVKVWDLQSGKEKFTINAHSDSVNAVAVTWNDQYVVSGSSDTTIKVWNLATGKEISAFTGESSILCCAINPDDGTIIAGDASGKLHFLCLQGMEM is encoded by the coding sequence AAATCAACTAGTATTAAATCCTAGAAATCATAATTTTTTGCAGATTATTAAAGAAGTATTACGATTATCGACACATATTGTAATTCAGGATACAAAACAACTAGCAGGGCAATTAACAGGACGTTTGTTACATTTTAAGACACAATCCAAAATAAAAAAAATATTACAACAAATTTCACAAGCTCAAATTACTTGCTTACGTTGCTTGACAGCTAGCTTAACTCCTCCGGGTAGTGGGTTAATTCGCACCCTCACTGGTCATAGTGGTTCAGTAAATTCAGTTGTAGTCACTCTAGATAACAAATATGTGATTTCTGGATCGCATGACAAAACAGTCAAAGTCTGGGATTTACAATCTGGGGAAGAAAAATTGACCCTCAGAGGACATATTGGGTCGGTTTATGCAGTTGCAGTTACTCCAGATGGCAAATATGTCATTTCTGGTTCTGGTGACAAAACAGTCAAAGTTTGGGATTTACAATCTGGAGAAGCAACATTCACACTTATTGGTCATTGCGATAGAGTTAAAGCAGTTGCAGTTACTCCAGATAGCAAATACGTCATTTCTGGTTCTGGAGACAAAACAATTAAAGTTTGGGATTTACAGTCCGGGGAAGAAAAGTTTACTTTTGAGAGCCATATTAACTGGGTTAATGCCATCGCTATTACTCCATGTAGCGAATACGTAATTTCTGTTTCTGGTGACAAAACACTCAAAGTTTGGGATTTACAATCTGGCAAAAAAAAATGGACATTAGGTATTGATAATAGTTGGCTTAAAGCAGTTGTAGTAACGAACGATGGCAAATACGCAATTTCTGGTTCTCGTGGAGAAACACTTACAATTTGGGATTTAAAATCTCGGAAAGAAAAGTTTACATTGAGAGGTCACAGTTACTCGGTTAATGCATTAGCAGTCACCAGTGATAATAAATGTGTAATTTCTGCCTCCAGTGACAAAACCATCAAAGTCTGGGATTTACACTCAAGACAAGAAAAATTTAGCATTAGCGGTCATCGTAAATCTGTTTATGCAGTGGCTATCACAAGTGATGACAAGTACATTATTTCTGGTTCATATGACTGTACGCTAAAAATATGGGATTGGAAATCTGGAAAAGAAAAGTTTACCCATAGCAGTTATCGTAACTCAATTTATGCACTCGCTGTTACCAAAGATGGGAAATATGTGATTTCTGGTTCTCGTAGAGAAACGCTTCTTAAAATTTTGGATTTACAATCTGGAAAGGAAAAGTTTACCTTCCGTCATTACGATGACTGGATTAATGCAGTAGCAGTTACGAATGATGGTAAATATCTGATTTCGGCTTCTGGGAGCCAAACACTTACAGTCTGGAATTTAGATACTGGGACAGAAAAGCTATCTCTCGAAGGTCATAATTTTTCAGTTAATGCAGTAACAATTACCAATAATGGCAAATATCTTATTTCTGGTTCTGGTGATGAAACACTCAAAGTCTGGAATTTAAAATCTGGAATAGTAAGATTAACCCTTAAAGGTCATCATAGCTCGATTAATGCATTAGCTGTTACTAGTGATGACAAATTTGTAATTTCTGGTTCCAGTGATAAAACAATCAAAATTTGGAATTTAAAATCCGGAATAGTAAGATTAACCCTTAAAGGTCATCATGGCTTAATTAATGCGTTAGCTGTTACCAGTGATGACAAATTTGTAATTTCTGGTTCCAGTGACAAAACAGTCAAAGTCTGGGATTTACAGTCAGGAAAAGAAAAGTTTACCATTAACGCTCATAGTGACTCAGTTAATGCAGTAGCAGTAACTTGGAATGATCAATATGTTGTTTCTGGTTCTAGTGACACAACAATCAAAGTTTGGAATTTGGCAACAGGAAAGGAAATCAGCGCTTTTACAGGAGAAAGTAGTATACTTTGCTGTGCAATTAACCCAGATGATGGAACAATAATCGCAGGTGACGCATCGGGAAAATTACATTTTCTCTGCTTGCAAGGTATGGAGATGTAA